The following proteins are co-located in the Canis aureus isolate CA01 chromosome X, VMU_Caureus_v.1.0, whole genome shotgun sequence genome:
- the ZBTB33 gene encoding transcriptional regulator Kaiso has product MESRKLISATDIQYSGSLLNSLNEQRGHGLFCDVTVIVEDRKFRAHRNILSASSTYFHQLFSVAGQVVELSFIRAEIFAEILNYIYSSKIVRVRSDLLDELIKSGQLLGVKFIAELGVPLSQVKSISGTSQDGNAETLPPGSSDKNLEIQKSKDEAQDNGATIMPIITESFSLSAEDYETKKIIVTDSDDDDDDVIFCSEILPAKDTLPSTNAVAQVQPSPGSVAISDVAPCTSNNSPPLPNLTPTQKLPTSVNQATLSQTQGSEKLLVSSAPTHLTPNIILLNQTPLTTPPNVTSSLPNHMSPSINLLVQNQQTPNSAVLTGNKANEEEEEEIIDDDDDTISSSPDSAVSNTSLVPQADIPQNATFDGSLVQKMQIPTLLQEPLSNSLKISDIITRNTNDAGLGSKHLMEGQKIITLDTATEIEGLSTGCKVYANIGEDTYDIVIPVKDDPDEGEARLENEIPKTSSGEPANKRMKVKHDDHYELIVDGRVYYICIVCKRSYVCLTSLRRHFNIHSWEKKYPCRYCEKVFPLAEYRTKHEIHHTGERRYQCLACGKSFINYQFMSSHIKSVHSQDPSGDSKLYRLHPCRSLQIRQYAYLSDRSGAMPVMKDDAIGYKVDAGKEPAVGTTSTPQNKPMTWEDIFIQQENDSIFKQNVTDGSTEFEFIIPESY; this is encoded by the coding sequence ATGGAGAGTAGAAAACTGATTTCTGCTACAGACATTCAGTACTCTGGCAGTCTACTGAACTCCTTGAATGAGCAACGTGGCCATGGACTCTTCTGTGATGTTACCGTTATCGTGGAAGACCGAAAATTCCGGGCCCACAGGAATATTCTTTCAGCTTCTAGTACTTACTTCCATCAGCTCTTCTCAGTTGCCGGGCAAGTTGTTGAACTGAGCTTTATAAGAGCAGAGATCTTTGCTGAAATTCTCAATTATATCTATAGTTCTAAAATTGTTCGTGTTAGATCAGATTTACTTGATGAGTTGATTAAATCGGGGCAGCTGTTAGGGGTTAAATTTATAGCAGAGCTTGGTGTCCCATTGTCACAGGTTAAAAGCATCTCAGGTACATCTCAGGACGGTAATGCAGAAACCTTACCTCCTGGTTCTAGTGACAAGAACCttgaaatacaaaaatcaaaagatGAAGCCCAAGATAACGGGGCCACTATAATGCCTATTATAACAGAGTCTTTTTCCTTATCTGCTGAAGATTACGAGACAAAAAAGATTATTGTTACCGATTcagatgatgatgacgatgacgTCATTTTCTGCTCTGAAATTCTGCCTGCAAAGGATACTTTGCCGAGTACCAATGCAGTGGCTCAGGTCCAGCCTAGCCCGGGTTCCGTTGCCATTTCAGATGTTGCACCTTGTACTAGTAATAACTCTCCCCCTTTGCCAAATCTCACACCTACTCAGAAACTTCCTACTTCTGTGAATCAGGCAACTCTGAGCCAGACGCAAGGAAGTGAAAAATTGCTGGTATCTTCAGCCCCGACACATCTGACTCCCAACATTATTTTGCTAAATCAGACACCACTTACTACACCACCAAATGTTACTTCCTCACTTCCAAATCATATGTCTCCTTCAATCAATTTGCTTGTGCAGAATCAGCAGACACCAAACAGTGCTGTTTTAACGGGAAACAAGGCcaatgaagaggaggaggaggaaattatagatgatgatgatgacactaTTAGCTCCAGTCCAGATTCGGCGGTCAGTAATACATCTTTGGTCCCCCAGGCCGATATCCCCCAAAATGCCACTTTTGATGGATCGTTGGTACAGAAGATGCAGATTCCTACACTTCTGCAAGAACCACTTTCCAATTCTCTAAAAATTTCAGATATAATTACTAGAAACACTAATGATGCAGGCTTAGGATCAAAACATCTAATGGAGGGTCAGAAGATCATTACTTTAGATACAGCTACTGAGATTGAAGGCTTGTCGACGGGTTGCAAGGTTTATGCAAATATCGGTGAAGATACTTATGACATAGTGATCCCTGTCAAGGATGACCCTGACGAAGGGGAGGCCAGACTTGAGAATGAGATACCAAAAACATCTAGTGGTGAGCCTGCAAACAAGCGTATGAAAGTAAAACATGACGATCACTATGAGTTAATAGTAGATGGGAGGGTCTATTATATCTGTATTGTGTGCAAAAGGTCATATGTCTGTCTGACAAGCTTGCGGAGACATTTTAACATACATTCTTGGGAGAAGAAGTATCCTTGCCGTTACTGTGAGAAGGTATTTCCTCTTGCAGAATATCGCACAAAACATGAAATTCATCACACAGGGGAGCGAAGGTACCAGTGTTTGGCCTGTGGCAAATCTTTCATCAACTATCAGTTTATGTCTTCACACATAAAATCAGTTCATAGTCAAGATCCTTCTGGAGACTCAAAGCTTTACCGTTTACATCCATGCAGGTCTTTACAGATTAGACAATATGCATATCTTTCTGATAGGTCAGGCGCTATGCCTGTAATGAAGGATGATGCTATTGGGTATAAGGTTGATGCTGGAAAAGAACCTGCAGTAGGGACCACATCTACTCCTCAGAACAAGCCAATGACCTgggaagatatttttattcagcAGGAAAATGATTCAATTTTTAAACAGAATGTAACAGATGGCAGTACTGAGTTTGAATTTATAATACCAGAATCTTATTGA